The Torulaspora delbrueckii CBS 1146 chromosome 1, complete genome DNA segment TCGGTATACCGGAACAGTATTTTAATGCGTTTACCAGCATTGATCTATCTTTTGTCAGGTAAAATTCTCTCAGACACTGCCATATTCTGATCTCTAATGGAAATAGCGACACGAGAAGGTCGAAATGGGTCCATACAGCGTCTTTGCTCAGTACAAGCGCTGTCATAtgcagtgaaaaatcaatcaaTGGTTTTGTAAATGAAGTGAGCGTATCTGAGATTAAGATGTAGACATTTCTCATGGACCTTGGAGTGGGTTCTATCAATAAGATCCTCTTGACACAGTACGCAATTATCTGACATTTTTGGATAATGGAACCAATTATGATGGCAAATTCAACCAATGGTATTATTGACACAAGTAAATGTGCGAAGTCATTAGTTTCGGCCCATTGTTGACAGATCATACTAACGACAAGTAAAGGTACAACAATTTTAGAAATCCTAATGGCAAATTTTCTCGAAAGTCTCTGCATTTGCAACTGATTCAACGGAAGCACAACCTCATTGGGGTTTCTGGTCTGTACAAGGGTCGACACGTCCAACTGGTATGACGATaggaatttcaagataGTTTGCCATAGCCAAATAGCTATCAAGAGCAGTACATTGACTCGCTCTGATGCAGGTATAGCGATCACCAGTGGTCCAGGGACTTTTTCAGCATCCATTGACCTCTTACACTTGTATATGCCAGGTCAAAAGTGaacttcactttcattCTCTTACTTGATCTTCGACACGAAAAAAGTGGTTTATTTTTACGTCAAGAACAAGACCCTTTGTGTGATTCAGTTGGTATTGTTTTAATCTTAGGAGAAAAGTACATAGACCACCTCCGATTCATGATTAGCATGGAAATGTATTTCTACAATCAtcattaaagaaaaagGGAACTTAAATAGTGGCCCAATGCTATCGAATAGAATCAACAATTTCGAACATCCCAgttctcaaagaaatttTGCACATAGATAATTAGGATCAGAATTTTCAGTGTTTGGCTAATGTTGCTTTGATCAGTCATTTCAATCTAGATTGGTCGATCCGCTTGGGGCGACAACTTGTCATCATTCTAAAATCTGTGAAATTTCGATTAAACTGGGAAGAACAAAATAAATTCTGTCCGTCAAGAACAACTGTTCTTGAACATTGGTTCATACTACGAGAAGCTACTGGGCTTCTTTGCAGTAGTGAGGAGGAGCGATGAgcattgaacttgaaaattttccgTCTTTTATagcttgattttttcaccactttcGGGTAAGgacttttttttttcatcaactaTTGAAGAGAGGTCTTGACAAGGCTAAGAGTGGGAATTTAGCAGGTTTAAAAGGCCGATGTTGATTCTATTGAGGAATTGTGTTATCCCTCCTGCTCTGGTTCGTCAGAGGGCCACTTCTGTGGTCGGACTGCACAGATTTTTCAGTTCCCGGAGTGGACTTTTGCAGAGGATCGAACAAAATGCTGCTGCTGATGGGGAAACGGGGTTTGTATCGCCacagatgttgaagattatTCCAAATGATACGGATATTGCAACATTGGAGAAACAGGATGAACTGATTAGAAGGAGGAGGAAATTGTCGAAGGAAATTAcacagatgaagaaattgaaaccAGTTTCGCCAGGTTTAAGATGGTGGAGAACACCTATCTATCCGTATTTGTACAAGGGAAGACCCGTGAGAGCTCTGACGGAGGCCAAGAGGGGTAAAGGTGGTAGAAATCATTCTGGTAGAATTACTGTGCGTCATAGAGGTGGTGGACATAAGAGACGTATTAGATTAGTGGATTTTACACGTACGGATCCGGGTCAACAAACTGTGCAAAGGATTGAGTACGACCCTGGTAGAACTTCTCACATTGCTTTGCTGAAGAATAACCAGACGGGGAAACTATCGTATATTATCGCATGTGATGGTTTGAGAGCTGGAGATGTTGTCGAATCTTACAGACAAGGTATTCCTGAAGATTTGTTACGTGAAATGGGTGGTAAAGTTGATCCTGCTATTCTGAGTGTGAGGACTGCGCAAAGGGGTAACTGCCTGCCAATCTCCATGATTCCTATTGGTAGTATTGTCCACAACGTCGGTATCACTCCTGTTGGGCCTGCCAAATTTTGCCGTGCAGCTGGTACTTATGCTCGTATTATTTCCAAGACTCcagaaaagaagaaagctatTGTGCGTTTGCAAAGTGGTGAACATCGTTATGTGTCGCTAGAAGCATGTGCCACTATCGGTATAGTCTCCAATATTGACCACCAAAACAGATCTCTGGGTAAAGCTGGTAGATCTAGATGGCTCGGTATCAGACCCACCGTGAGAGGTGTGGCCATGAATAAATGTGACCATCCTCACGGTGGTGGTCGTGGTAAATCTAAgtccaagaaattgtcCATGTCTCCATGGGGTCAATTAGCCAAGGGTTTCAAGACTAGAAGGGGTAAGAATCAGAATAGAATGAAGGTTAGGGATAGACCAAGAGGTAAAGACGCTAGAAAATGATTGCATTTTTGAAGTGGTGCATTTTGTAAGTATTTATCAAATTCCT contains these protein-coding regions:
- the RML2 gene encoding mitochondrial 54S ribosomal protein uL2m (similar to Saccharomyces cerevisiae RML2 (YEL050C); ancestral locus Anc_5.516), producing MLILLRNCVIPPALVRQRATSVVGLHRFFSSRSGLLQRIEQNAAADGETGFVSPQMLKIIPNDTDIATLEKQDELIRRRRKLSKEITQMKKLKPVSPGLRWWRTPIYPYLYKGRPVRALTEAKRGKGGRNHSGRITVRHRGGGHKRRIRLVDFTRTDPGQQTVQRIEYDPGRTSHIALLKNNQTGKLSYIIACDGLRAGDVVESYRQGIPEDLLREMGGKVDPAILSVRTAQRGNCLPISMIPIGSIVHNVGITPVGPAKFCRAAGTYARIISKTPEKKKAIVRLQSGEHRYVSLEACATIGIVSNIDHQNRSLGKAGRSRWLGIRPTVRGVAMNKCDHPHGGGRGKSKSKKLSMSPWGQLAKGFKTRRGKNQNRMKVRDRPRGKDARK
- the ERD1 gene encoding Erd1p (similar to Saccharomyces cerevisiae ERD1 (YDR414C); ancestral locus Anc_5.515) is translated as MDAEKVPGPLVIAIPASERVNVLLLIAIWLWQTILKFLSSYQLDVSTLVQTRNPNEVVLPLNQLQMQRLSRKFAIRISKIVVPLLVVSMICQQWAETNDFAHLLVSIIPLVEFAIIIGSIIQKCQIIAYCVKRILLIEPTPRSMRNVYILISDTLTSFTKPLIDFSLHMTALVLSKDAVWTHFDLLVSLFPLEIRIWQCLREFYLTKDRSMLVNALKYCSGIPIVVSVWYTRVAPDIQNFNTVYWFQCLNSCFTLFWDVKMDWRCNSLLQIRKNHKSTNSVIFPKFIYYIGFLTDFTIKFWWIWVMKTPNHMLFFQSELQYLEVLRRSIWVIFKLESEYVMTRNLVTEK